A stretch of DNA from Odontesthes bonariensis isolate fOdoBon6 chromosome 5, fOdoBon6.hap1, whole genome shotgun sequence:
GAGTAGATTGCCTCAATtttctctgctttctgttttaaGGCATATATATAGATGGAAAACTATTAAGATGCATTACATATCATGTTAATGCTTTCTCTACAGGAACAGTGAGCACTGATGGGACCGTGACATTTGAAAACCCAGATTATTGTGCTCTGAAGGGATCATCAGTGCAGTTTAAATGCTTGTACAACTACTCGGATGTAGAAACTGTCTCACAGACTTCATGGTTCAAAGGAGTGATAGAAGATGGCATCTTTCAACGTGTAAATCTTTCACTAATTCCGTCGTATCAAAACCGTTGGGAATATCGTGGTGATCATCAGCACAACTGTAGCCTGGCACTTCATGACCTGCAGGATAATGACACTGGATATTACTTCTTTAGGTTTGACACAAACAAGTATGGATGGCGTAGTAAGGGATCAGTGTACCTGTCTGTTACAGGTAAAACTATATTACGAGTGTCACTGTTCAGGCTTAacacttttagtttttttaataaCACAATCTTTTTGTCTTTCACTGACTGATGTCCAGAGCTACATGCTGAAGTTAAGCCCCAGAGAGCGCGAGCTGGAGACAATGTGACCCTCAATTGTAGAACATCCTGCCATTATCCCAACATAGTCTGGCTCAGAGATGGACATCTGGTGACAAAACCAAAGTTCACAGCTAAGGCAGAAGATGCTGGGTACTATTCATGCTGTGTAGAAGGACACAAGTCAGTGCAATCAGACCCCATGGCTCTGGCTGTTTGGTGTAAGTACACAGACAAGCTCTGAATTCAAAAAGTTGTAGAGTTCACAGAAAAATACTGAGGTGTTTTGTTGCTCTCAGGATCTCTGACAGACAAAATCAATATCTTTTTGTGTTATCCATGAAACTTTAAATGATCAGGACAATTAGTGCATAATAACAAAATCCTGTACAGTAAATCATTTATTGTATATCACAGCACAGTGGTTGTGTTTCCGTTGCAGATTCTCCTTTGAATGTATCTATTGAGGTGAGCCATGGTGAATACCTGACAGAGGGCAGCAATGTGAGTCTGacctgcagcagtgctgctaacCCTGCAGCAGATGCCTATACCTGGTACAGGAGTGGTGTTTCCAGCTCCAACTCCCTGCTCCGCGTGGGGTCAGGACAGGTGCTGACAATTTCCCCCGTGGAAGCGTCCCACAATGGACTATATCTCTGCCAGGCACAGAACCGTTTGGGAAAAAGCAATTCAACCGCAGTGCTGCTGGCAGTTGGAGAAGAGGGccgtgagtgtgcatggttttCTAATTTTTCTAGTCTGAGAACTGTAGTTCGAATGTTGCAGATTAGTGTGATACAGTTTCATCAATCCTGCACAGTTGGGGAAATCAAAATGTGAGTTTAATAAAAAAAGTAGTCTGGAAAATGCAGCGATACAACAATTAACAACAGACAAACTGTGTTTAATCAATCAATTAATCAACCTACAACTGCCCTATTTTTCTTACTAcagtatatttatattttagagGTAAATCTGAGAAAAATCTGAGAAATTTCTCATTCCTCTTTTTTACCTGTACCAACAGTCAGTCGTTACACCGTCCTTAAAATTGGAGTTTTAGTGAttgttgtgctgctgctgccatcACTGGTGATTATCTGGGCTTGGTGAGTAACACAACCACGCCAAATTTTGACTGTGTGTTATTTTCATTAAATACATGTGGGGAATGTGAATTCAGTGTATAAACATCTATAAACATCATATTAAAGGAGGCGAAGGCGTAATTCTCGTAATTCTGCTTCAGACAAAGAGGTAAGAGGGAGAGGATCAGGCTGCGtttaaaaagcaaataaaagcagTCTCGCAAAATGTCAAATGTTCTCTTATGTTTCAGACGGACAGTCATGATTATGAAAACATCCTAAGCATCACAGAAGTCAAAATAACAACTCCAAACTAAAAACAAGGTgacacaaaaggaaaaaagtaagagaaggATTTTGACCTTTTATTACAAGACGATGACACGCTGGCAAAACATGCTGTTTGTACGGTTTGCTGCCTTTTTTCTTAACTGAGCTCCATGACAGTTCGAATCACTCCTTCTGATTGATCAGTGCTCAGAGAATCAGTGGTTGGAGTTTCTAAGAACATATAACTGATATTTACTGAGTCAATTCAATAATTCTAATATTTAGTATTACAAttttgtttgaatttgaatAATCTGATTCATGTTGCTGGTCTGAAAATAGTTGCTGTTGGTCGTGAGAATGGTCTGCTTCTGGTGCACCAGACTGTATCAATGCATTACCGTGGTTAGACTGAGATATGCTGCCTACCCCTCTCAAGTTTGAAATGAACTCTGGTAAAACTGAAACTGTTAATTTCATCTAACCaagttatttctattttttacaTCATCAGTATCAAGATCAGTATTTTTCTTTGGCCTGCATAAGGTTGGTTAAGGTTTTTGTTTCATAATACTCACTGTTTTTATTGGTCactaaaaacaacattttaagtTTGGGTTAATTCTGGCTGCTGTAATAACTGCGTAAATTATGTTTTTGTAAAGGAACTTGTCACCGTTTACTAATCATGTGTGAAAGGTGTTTCCATTTAATTTTGTGATTTGGAACATATGTTATTTACTTTGCTATGTAATAAACTTGAAGTATTTTGTAAACCTGGTCTTTCTTTATTATGATAAGGGATCTAACAGAGTTAATCTCTAATAATTAGTGTTGACATTAGAAATAATACAATACAACAACCCTGTGATAATACTGACGGTAGTCAGGTCCTTTTTCGTGTCATATGCTTTTCATTTCATCTGATGTCAGATGCAGGGcttctgtttagtttttgctgctgttgttgtccTATAAATCTCGAATCTtgcacttttaatttttttttattattgttttgcCACAGTACCAGGGTTGTGTGGAAGTTTGTCGAATTGTTATTTCCAATCCAGTTACGTGTGACGATGCTGccgtgtttgttttttactttttactttatttttgtatGTTATTGTATTCTATACATGTATTCTATTCAATGTgcacctggcaataaaaagaattaaataaaagaaaaaaaagaaagaaatcgcAATATATGCACCAGTAAATGCCTTCATAAAAACATCAGACACATTGTAAAAATGGACTGTGCAGAAGCGCATGTATGTGTAAAAGTATCTCTTAATACTTTCAAGCTTATATTTACAGCttttacaaataaatctgaGAATCCGTTCTCAGTTTAAAACAGCAAATtcgaaaaaaaaccaaacagacAACCCAAAAATAGTCTAATGAGATGAAAAGCTGAAGTCCAAGTCTTCTTTTAAAAGCCCTCTTTTAAATGACTGTGCTGGTGTCCGAGTCAGTGCCCTCCAGGTTTTTATCCTTCCCCACTTTTCCTCAGGCTCTGGAAAATATCTGCTGGAACCCAGAGTTTactcaaaaacacacaaacatagcCCTGTCTGAAATGATAACAGCTCCTAATTGGATCATGGTGACTGTATTTTCTATCATCGTTATAATGCTCATTGTCATCATCAGTAACAGGCTCTCAGTAAGACTTgcctttgtgttctctgtttccGGACATTGCTTACACAGTACTTGTTGGAATCTATCAGTGGTAGTAGTAGCTCATATGTGATAAACTGTGGCGGATATCCTGTTTTCAAATTCACATCTGTTTTCTGCAACACTTCAAATCCGGCACAAAAAATCTCAGGTTATCAGAAGGGAGAAAAAAGTCTCTTTAttgttaaaataaatacattgatTCCATGATTATTTCCATACAGTAATTTTATAGTTTATTCCACATAGAAAGTGCACTTTCGTCCACTGGCTTCTCTCTTTATGCCCATTTATCCCCACACAGCTCAGTGCTGAATTCTGGAAATTAAGGGATTCAGTGTTGCATCTTACGTGCTTGAATATCAACTTATGCCACAGCCAACAATACTGGaatgtatttttcctttttagtCATGAGCACAAGCCGGCCAGCCAGGAGAAGCATACCCTGCATCTATAATTGTATGACTTGTGTGATGGAGGCTTTCTTGACAAGAGGAGGTGTTGTATTAAAGCATGGCACTAAAGAAAAACTGCATAATGTTAAAAGAAGATTTCTTGTTTTTGCTGGGTGGAAAGAATAGTTCAGAATAAGTCCCGGTCATGCTGAATCTTTAAGGTTCTGTGGCGGTTGTCTCAGTAAGGACATATGAATGATTTCTGGTTTTCTTCTTTCCCCTGAATGTGCAAAAggattgaaaaaagaaaaacttttaaatTCTTACTACTTTAAACCTTAATTTGTACTTAAGTACTTAAAGGATAATCATCCATATATGCTTTTCAAGTATAAGACAAACACTTATGGTAATATTTACACCACTGTGTAAACTCCTAACATTTTGTATGCCTATGAGACACTTGGTTACTTCTAAGCAATTAggccagggatgtccaaagtcggtcgtcgagggccgctgtcctgcaggttttagatgtttccctgcttcaacacacctgattcagatgaaatggatctcttcaaaagattgttaagttctgcagcagcctgctaatgatgcactgatctgaatcaggtgtgttgaagcagggaaacatctaaaacctgcaggacagcggcccttgaggaccgactttggacatccctgactTAAGCAATTACCAGTTTCCCTTTAGTAACCCTGAAGATGCCTCGAGTGTAAATGCTGACAGCAAATAGAAAGATATGATAGTCTGATTGGGAATAAAGAAACAAAGACCCCACCTTGCTATCAGAAAGGCAACAATGGCAAAAATAGCCAGCAGGATTCCAACAGTTACTCCGATAAATAACAATCTTCCTCCTGAAGAGTCCGATGGGCTCACTCCTGTAAAGAACAGAAAAGTTGCGAGGAAGTGTTAATACATGCATATAAATTGTACTAACCGGCATCAGAAGCATCTCTGTATATTTTGACACATTCAACTAATGTAATATTTGGTTGGTTGGTAATGTGGTGAATTACACTGTAGGAGTAGATAGGAAATGTAGGGCGAGGCAAGTCTGACTTGCAGCAAAAGCAACAAGAACTGAATCCAAGGCAGACATGAAGTATCGCTTGACCAATGGTCTTCAAATGCACACCATAAGTACATCTTATACTCAGATTTGTAACAGAGCATTAATCAGAACTGAGTGTGTACATCTCATCAATATGAACGGCAAGCCTTTCATTCACCCACCTCTGGAACGTCTGAGAGTTATACTGTAGGTCTGCGATCCATGTCTGTTGCGTGCTACGCAGCAGTGCTGCGCATGTTCTTCAATAGTGATGTTGGCACTGCTGAGTGTTGGGCCTCTTCCTGTTGGTGTTGCCTGGGTTTGTTTTCCAAGATAAAAGCTTTTGTCTGCTGTAGGGACACATGCTGCACCCTGGTACCAGACGTACGTGTGCACGGGTGGGTTAGCATCACTGCTGCAGGTCAGAGTCACAGGGAGCTCATCCTGCAGCTCTCCAGCAGGCAAGACTGAGACAGATGTGTTTTGAGGAGGGTCTGGACAGGATGAAGTTGGTTTATATCAAGCAAATGAATATATAGATAAAAAAACTGAGGGAACGACTTgttatatatagtatatagatTTTAGTGCATCTTCACGACTGTAGATTTGTATTCAGtacaatatatatttttgaGATTACTTATTACAAATTCAAATCATCAGCTGAAGCATCACTTACATTGTACATCAATGGCCAGCATTGTTGAGATCTGCTGTTTATCTCCAGTCTGTATCTGACAGAAGTAGCTGCCAGATTCATCCGATGTAATTTCATTGATTTTCCACACCTGTCCACCATGTAGTGAGCTGGTATTTGTGCTCTTGTACCATCTGAAATGGGCCTGTGAACCGgctgctgggctgcagcaggACAGACGTAAGGCTGCACCCTCAATGACGACTCTGGATGGACCAGCTGAGATTGCAACTCCGTTGGAAGAGTCTGGAGTATTCAAGCagcaagaaagagaaaaagtgaATATTATGTTAGATTTCTAATTGATGTCTTCTGTCCCAGAGGTCCCATTTTTTTGTAATGTATTGATATAAACATAGTTACATCCAAAGATCAGTGGCCTCTATATCCACAGAGGCAGACctttctaattttttttcttttagtattTCCGAGCAGAGGATGCTTGATTCATGACATTCATGACAGTAGTTTGAGTCTCTCCCCAGTCAGCAACATTAGCATCTCAAGAACTCTTTGGTTGTCTTTTTAGCCCTTTTTGGTTATTAATGTTTATTGGGGTTTTGCACAATAGCCATGATGCCTCTGCACTGTAACAAATGACGAgataaaagaaagcaaaagacgCACACACGTGTTTTTCTAAATTACTGCAAGTCTTAGGAATATGTGGCATTCATTGTGGTAGAACAATAACTCTCATTTCCCAGACACACAACAAGAGTCAACTTCTTGTTGTAAAGAGGGTTTTGGTTTTAATCCCCTAATGGTCTTAATCCCCTCTTTTTCCAAAATCAGCAAAGACATTTTGCTCTCGCACGTTTAGTTTTGACAGTAATCAAACtgcacaattaaaaaaaattggtttCGTAATTGAAACCGGGCCTTTGTGGAGCCATAATTTTTTGACGTTATGCGAGCTGTGTGGCTGCCTGTGGTCAGTTTCAGTTCTACTTCCCACAAATAGCGCAGTATGTTAGACCAAAGCTTGAACAAAGGAAGTGGTAACTGGATAAACAACTGTGCTTAAACAGTAAGACTCGTCAAAGATACGCAGAGAATAAATCGTTTTATGTTTGGCTCCTGGATCATAACACTGATCTATCACCAcccagttttgtgttttttgtagcAGAGAATTGACACCCAGAGGGACCACTTCAGGCAAGAAAGTCTCAGGAAGACCAAACACAGACATGTTCTGAAGTCTACaaacagattgaacaatagacAGACATGAAGCAACAGACACTGAAACACTACCTTTTAAGACATTGTGCCAGTGAATGAGACagataaataaatgcatgtaCGAATAAAAACAGTCACAATGCAGACGAAGGTTAAAAGAGAAGAATTTGTGGTTTGTGGCAGACGTGCTGACAGTGAAAAATCAGGAGAGTTCTCATGAATTTTCTTGTTTCTTTATAGATAGTTTTGAATTGTGAAGGATAATGGCAATAGCAGTGCATTTAATGATAGTTAAGTGTTAATGACATTGGAACGACATGAATATGATAATATTCTCACCTGCCACTAGGAGCTGTGTACCGCTCTGTGCTGGCATCTTCTCAGTTGGATGACTGGTGATGAGGTAGAAGACATAAGTTCCACTGTCCGACTGTGTTAGATTCGAAATCCTGAGAGAACAGTTCTTGGTTCCTGGTTGTCCCAGATACTGCACTCTGTTTTGATAGGATGGATCTGGGAAGACACCAGCACTGTGGAACACATATctgaaacagacagacagatagacaaACATAGAGGAGATTTTTCCCTAAACTCTGCTTTGAGTCATTCTTATATTTCATATATTCTTGAGTTTTATAAACAATACCTTTGTGTAATGCACTGGCTGTCTCCCAAACACCACATCTCTGACAAAACTTTGTACTCGCTTTTTTCACTTCCTTTGACCTGACACAGAGGAAAGGTTAACAAGACTCTAGATGTTTAAACCAAAATCTCACCGGGAAGTTTAGAATAACAGTTGAATAtcttagagttcatccacaacCAAATACTGATATTATCTATTCATTCTGATTATAGAATTGCAGATGGCAAAGAAAGCGATCTGGTCAAAACAAATTTCAGCTTGCAGTGCAAGCTGAAGAGACAATGCCTTCTTTATTAAAGTACCTGAGCTGAGTGTGGCCCCTCTCCCTTACTTACATTTGAGCTCTGGGGGTAGTCATAGGAACAAGGCAGGACTACTGAAGAACCAGTCACAGCACAAATGGGACTGGAAGGGACATGAACTGACCACATACCAGCGAGAATACCTGAGGAGTGGAGGATGTGTATTAAATTACAAAAAGGCACACACAAACTGAAACTTAAGGCTTTGAAATTCTTACAAGAGCTAACTGCTCTGTGATGATACTGACTTTGTGTCAGTATATCATTGCAATGTGGATATGGATGGAGTGAATGCTGCTGTAGATTCATAAACGTTCTTACCTTTCATACAAAGTGCGATCAGCAACCAGAAGCTGTGTTGATGTGCCACCATACCTGCACCCATGATATGTCCCTCCTCCTGTAGTTTTATTTTTACCAACCTAGCCACTTGTGTCCCTCTCCTGTCCTCTTCTCAGCCTTTGCTGGGGCTCTGTGGTTCGGGTTGACTAATATGCTCGGCTCTTATCTATAAAGGCAGTGATGTGCATGCTTCTCTTTCTCCACAGCAAATGCAGACATGACCAAAAAAGGAACTTTGATGGGCTTTTATGTCAGAAACAGGAACTTGCTACATAAGTGTGAACATATGTGTGTAATTGGTGGCAATGGGGAAGGTTATCATGatcattgttattatttttatgcACAGCTGTTATAGTTTTAATACAGCACATCAGCTGAGAGCTTCTGTAGGTCAACAATGCCTGATAGTCCTATAGTTCCTACTGAGTCACCCTTCGGTCTGTTTTATGAAACCAACAATTTCATGTGGGACAGCATGTTCAGTTTCAGCAGGTCTGCAGTGTCGGCCAGTTCTGCTCGAGCTCTCGTGCCCAGTTTGTCCACTCAGAGACGTCGACGTCACTTGTGCCCCCCTTGTGCGCAGCTGAGCGCTCACTGAAggaccacactgcacacagcgAAGAACCTCGGTTAAACTTCCAATAACCTTGTTTTAATACTCTAGTCTTCCAAATGTTGCTCTCTTTTAGATTAGAAGCGGGCGCTGGTGGTTTTGGTTGATAGAAACGGATGAAACGGTGGCAGGAAACTTTGcctcactttttttctttcctttttctttgggGTCAGTAACCTGTGAACAGAGGAAGAGAGGATTCACTGAAAAGCGGGATTTATCTGGTGGCGTTTAAACTGAAATATCGTATTTGTACGTTTTGCttccttgttttattttgtattattttttttattattttcttttaaagcgTTAGCCTTTTTAAAACCATTTCAGTTTTTGTCCAAAGCGGAAAACCACAGCTTCACCTGTTAAAAAGAAAGACAGGTGAGTCACGCGCTGGAAGGAAACTCGAGAAAATCTGTTTTAAGTTAAAATACTTTAATAGCTTGCAGATTGGTCTAAATCAAGGGACCACCTTGACGAAGAAGCTGTAGAAACTATATTTTATCATCAATTTTGAAACAATTCAACCTTTTCTGTCACAAGACAGAAAGTAACATAGGCCAACTATGGCACTGTAATTATTAACCTTAGAAATGAGAGGCCTCCATCACTTTGTAAGTGtactttagttttatggttGCTCACATGGGACTCTGATAGTAATTTTAGGATTATGAAGTCTAGCTAGTATTTATATTGTGTAAAGTGGTGTGTTGTTATTCTTAGTTTTCCTACTCGAACACGATCAGTTACACCATCAGAACATGTTAGTTGACCTGGGAGACTgggcctgtgtgtgtttgtgaaaaaaataactaaacacAATGTGAAAGCAGCTGCTTTCAAACGTCGTGTGTATCCTGTCTGATTTTTAGGGTACACTGAAACAACAATGTAACTGATCTTTGTAAAAACTGTTGAATGAATGTACCACGTGAAGCAAAAATCCTCTCACTTTATAAGACGTTCGGTCATGTCCTTGTTTGGGTGTAGttggaaaatgtttttgttttttttaagaaaaatgaTACAATGCGACCTGCAATGTGGACTATTTTTCATTTGATTAACAGGCAAAGGGGCTGCCAGGGGATCAGAACACCTGCCCAGTGTGTTCAGTGTGAGAGGGAAGGAAAGAGGAAAGTAAGCTACCCTCATCTTTGTCTGCTGTTGCCCTCTGCTTCCTACATTGCACAGATGTACGCTGAGAAAGTTGTGGCAGAGGGGAAGATGGGTGAGTGTGCATATAACATACACCcttgtttttgttctcttttgccCAGTTTGTCCACCAAAATACATTACATGCACAGATTAAAAGTGCTGTGCAGGTCATGCTGCCGCTCACACTACCTGCTTTCTGTATTTGTGTGCAGACATCAGCTCACTTTACAGTTAAAAATTAACTGGCGTGCTCAAAACTGCTTGGCTGTCTGTGTGATGTTCCCTGGATTTATTTTCgatgtttgtttttcagcttgGACGGCTTATGCTGGTCCCGGTTGTCATATTTTTCTCATCCAACAAGTCCTTAATCAAATAGATTAACTGGAGCACAAATAACCACAGTCCTTTACTCCGGAGTACAAAACATCATAtttacagcaacaacaacactcTCTCTTGGCAATCTTAACTCAATCTAACCATGTCACTGTAAATATCAGGTTTACCACCTCTGTTCCAACACAGTCCCATCAGCATCAGCGCAACCCAGGGTTAAGAGGAGCGCTTGTTTTCCTGTTCCTTGGGATTAGCTGAAATGCAGAGTGACATTGAGGTGTTGGCCAGATGTTTTGCAGCTTTATTGCTCGCCTACCAGTCTGCTGCAAGTCATATAAAAGCTGTCATTGAAGGAAAGATAAGAACACTTGCCACGTTTCTGCTGTTGCTACAAAGCACTTGACCTGTGTGCGGGAAGTGGGATTTTCTGCTGGCAGTGTGTACAGAAACATGCTGACCGGTCACAAACTGCCGTTGCCCTGAAAACCTACGTGGACTTTTTGAATTGATGAGATAATGCTTCACCCCATATATAACACATTAATCCTTTAGCTGTTATTACCACATGAATATATAAATGCTGTAGCTCACCTTATATCAGGGAATAAATTAAGTGCCTGCAGAATGAAGCCAGGAGTCTCTCCACTGATGAAGTTGTCTTCAGCCAAAAGAAAATTTCCACATCCTCTGCTGTTCTTGTCAACAGGTCTCTAAGATCCCTGTGTCTTTACCTTCCGTGTCCCAAACACAGTCTGCCAGGCgcttggttttctttgtttctgtcgCATGACTGAAAGGATCCACCCAGGGTGCGGTGAATCACGGTGTGTGTAATTACAGGAAAGAAACGGTCGAACTTCGGAGCGATACATATGGTGGGCCTAATTCTGTTTATGTCTGAGCTAAGATCAAGAGGATCACCGCCCATTTTCAGAAACAATCGGTGTTTACCATAAAGACTTTGAGTCAAGCAGAGAGACATGCTGATTAACGCTCCTGCACATATAAATCTCCACTGCACAGCGtgattgtgtttatttttacttttctcGTCATGACAACCACTTCATTCATGAGTCAAAACCTTTGCTCTTTGTATGTGTACTATTATCTTTGCTTGGTGCCACTTATGCTGTACCACGCCTCGTTCAGTTTAGTGCCGCTCACGGGCTCTGTCTCAGCATTCACTTGAGAATAACCATTTTAATCCTTTTTCTATTTAAATTGGACACACCTCATGTTGAATCAAGCTGGGAACCTGTTTTTTGGTGAAGCAGATgataaaataatatatttatCTGGTTTGTCTTTAAGTCTGTTTCCAAAAGTGTGAAGGTGAGAGCTGCTAAAGGGACAAAAGCTAATATGGATGTAGATAGGATTTTGTGGAGTGAGGTGAGAAGAAGGTAAGGAGATCCGAGAAACATCCGCCTGGTGTACACAAAGGTGACTTCTTGTCATTCACGCCTATATTTCAAAAGCAGAGAACAATTTTGCTCGCTTGAAACCAACAAAAGGCAAAAGCCGTGTGCCTTGTGGTGAAATCGGAAGGGCTAAAGATCAACAGATTTACCCCCACGGCAACTTTGTGAACTATCTGCTGACGAAGGATGTGCGATGTGATTCAATGCTCTGCAAAAACGTTTGCCAGAGCATCTAGCTGTGATTGTTTTCTCAGATAAGTGAATGCTACAAAAACTCTCGGTGGCAAGACTTCTGACGAAGAaagtttttctctttcctttagAAATATATTTCCTAACACATTCGCCGGTGCTaagcctcagaaacacctggataaatgtttttttttttatttagatcaGCAAATATTTCCCTTACTAGAAAAACATCTTTCAGATCAACTACTATTTACGCTTGGCTGTGGATAACGACAGGTATTGTTTTTCTTAATACAcgtatgcttttgttttttcagtttgGCACGAGGGGGAAGTTTTCTGTGGTACACACATGCTTCTTTTTACACATGCTTCGAGGCACTCGAGTGGAAAAGAGGAATAATGAATAAGGGGTATAAACTAAATGTATTTACGCACAGTGTATTTTTATTTGTGGTTTGGTCACATACAGACAGTAATGACTTTGTCTCACCTCAGATGTCATTTACTGCAGTAGCAACAAACCACAGCAACAAGCCCTAATATTTGGCAgcattgtgaaatgacaaaTGGAAACTTTAGGGATTATGACACCGTATTTGTCAATaatgaatgtttgtttgttattgttaaGAGCTCAGAGTCTTTCCAAAGtctggaaaaaaaattgtttcttGACTTGTCGAGGATGTACTCTGGGCCTCTTTCCTGATGAAAGCCAGGCTACCCTGCAAAGATCTAAAATGGATATATGGATGAAAGTCGAAACTTAAAAGATAACTAAATCTACTGTGATTAAGGAGAGATTATTATGAAATGTCCCACAGTCAGCTAATGTAAATGCATATTATCTCAGCTTTTGTTACCTTACGTGTCTGGCATTTGTCCTTGGGTTCCAGGAAGAAGTGAATCAGGGATGATTGGAGCTCTTTTTGAGTCatgttcttcatgttgtattctCCTCTGTGTGCAAGTGTAAAGCTACTCTAGCTTATCGTTAGATTTGCTCTTTTTAGTTGTAGTTTCCATCATAGTCCAACAAAATCTGTCTTGTCTAAGCAGTAAATGTGTTGCCACTCCGGATTTTTCTATGTCACTTTATTTCTGACAGGCAAAGTATCTAACATTGATCATATAATTACTAAACAACACTCTGTTGTGAAACCTTTGGGATCAGGCATTTAGCTTGGCAGCAAAGACAGAA
This window harbors:
- the cd22 gene encoding B-cell receptor CD22, encoding MIAVLLFLLMRPGTVSTDGTVTFENPDYCALKGSSVQFKCLYNYSDVETVSQTSWFKGVIEDGIFQRVNLSLIPSYQNRWEYRGDHQHNCSLALHDLQDNDTGYYFFRFDTNKYGWRSKGSVYLSVTELHAEVKPQRARAGDNVTLNCRTSCHYPNIVWLRDGHLVTKPKFTAKAEDAGYYSCCVEGHKSVQSDPMALAVWYSPLNVSIEVSHGEYLTEGSNVSLTCSSAANPAADAYTWYRSGVSSSNSLLRVGSGQVLTISPVEASHNGLYLCQAQNRLGKSNSTAVLLAVGEEGLSRYTVLKIGVLVIVVLLLPSLVIIWAWRRRRNSRNSASDKETDSHDYENILSITEVKITTPN
- the LOC142379764 gene encoding cell adhesion molecule CEACAM6; the protein is MGAGMVAHQHSFWLLIALCMKGILAGMWSVHVPSSPICAVTGSSVVLPCSYDYPQSSNVKGSEKSEYKVLSEMWCLGDSQCITQRYVFHSAGVFPDPSYQNRVQYLGQPGTKNCSLRISNLTQSDSGTYVFYLITSHPTEKMPAQSGTQLLVADSSNGVAISAGPSRVVIEGAALRLSCCSPAAGSQAHFRWYKSTNTSSLHGGQVWKINEITSDESGSYFCQIQTGDKQQISTMLAIDVQYPPQNTSVSVLPAGELQDELPVTLTCSSDANPPVHTYVWYQGAACVPTADKSFYLGKQTQATPTGRGPTLSSANITIEEHAQHCCVARNRHGSQTYSITLRRSRGVSPSDSSGGRLLFIGVTVGILLAIFAIVAFLIARGKKKTRNHSYVLTETTATEP